AGCCAAAGGTGGCCGGGGAAGTCGATCCCCGGGTGGTCGCCAATCCCGCGCAGGCTCGTTCCCTGCTGACTGCGGTCTCGTACGTCGGTGGGTACGGCCGGGCACGTGGCCGTCGACTCGTCGGCCTGTTCGCCTGCATGTACTACGGCGCCTTGCGCCCGGCTGAGGCGGTCGGCCTCAACGATGCGGACCTGAAGCTGCCCGAGGTCGGCTGGGGGACGGTGCTGCTGAATCGGACGCGACCCAGCGTCGGGAAGCAGTGGACGGACTCCGGCGAGACCCATGACGACCGGGGCCTGAAGAACCGACCGGCGGAAGAGGTCCGGCTCGTACCGATCCCGCCCCAGCTCGTCGCCATCCTCCGCCAGCACCTCGACACGTTCGGTACGGCCGAGGATGGGCGACTGTTCACCAACGAACGTGGGGGAGTGGTCGGCTCCTCGACCTACTACCGCGTCTGGCAGGAGGCCCGTGCGCTGGCGCTTCCGCCGGCCGCGGTCGCCTCTCCGCTCGCGGCTCGCCCGTACGACCTCCGGCACTCGGCACTGTCGACCTGGCTCAACTCCGGGGTGGACCCGACGGAAGTCGCCGAACGTGCGGGCAACAGCGTGGAGGTCCTGCTGAGCCGCTACGCCAAGTGCATCGACGGACGGCAGGAGATCGTCAACCGCAAGATCGAGGAGTTGCTGCGGGAGTACGAGTGATCACGGGACCAACGGACCCTCATACTCCAAGGGTGGACTTGTCCGAGGAAGGCGAAGCGCTCAATCCTGAGTGGGCCGAGGTGGGCAACAACAACGTGAATGGCATCCTGCACGGTTGCCGAGACGCCTCACCCGTCGCCGAGCGCTTCGTCCAGGCCGGCTGGAGGTCGAGGGCGTCCTCCTGGAACGGCTACGAGGTGGGAACCCGTTGGTGCGAAGTGGAGCTCGACCCCGTCGACGGGCCGGACGTCCTGCTGAACGGAGTCGTCGACCCGCGGCGGCTCGATGACCTCGCCGGCCTCCTCCACCGTTTCGGGCTGACCTACTCCCTGGAGCTCTACGACGGAGACGGCACTCTGGTCCGCGAGATCCGAGCTTGACTCGACAGACCTCGTTCAAGGCTCCCGGACGCGTCCGGGAGCCTTCGCGTTTGCCGGGGTTGACCTGGGGAAACGCCCCAAGATCCTGTCCACGAATAGTCCACAAGCCCCGACATACGGCCGCTCCGGGCGGCATACGGCTGCACATACGCGAAGACCCCGCTCTCAGCGTTTCCGCTGGTGACGGGGTCTTTGGGCACCTCATGCAGGGTGCCCCCGGCAGGATTCGAACCTGCGCACACGGCTCCGGAGGCCGGACAGTTCCCAGACGTTTCCGCAGGTCAGCGGGCTAACTGACGAGGCGTTAGCCCCGTCGTCCCGCGCATGTCCCGCGATCTGGAAATGTCCTAGTCTGACCTGCTTGCCTCAATTGTAGTGTCCCGGGGATCCCCGGGGCCAGGCTGCGGAGTGCCCGGAAATAAATTCGACAGCTCCTCCTGTTGAGTGTCGGCCACACTGGCTGTACGGGAGGGGCGGTGCCGGACCTGAAGCTCTACAACACTAATGGCGGCGTGACGGAGGTCATGCCGCGTCTTGCCGATGCCGAAGCCGATGTGCAGAGCATCGTTGAGGGCAACATGGAGAAGCTGCTCGGGGTCCGGTTCCTGGCGAGCGAGTACAGTACCGGCCCGGTCCACGGCGGCCGGATCGACTCGCTGGGCCTCGACGAGAACGGGGCGCCGGTGGTCGTGGAGTACAAACGCGGCACCGACGCCGGCGTGATCCATCAGGGCCTCTACTACATGGCGTGGCTGATGGACCACCGGGCCGAGTTCCAGCATCTGGTCCGCGACCGGCTCGGGGCCACGACCGCGGCCCAGGTGCTGTGGAGTGCGCCCAGGCTGATCTGCGTCGCCGGCGACTTCACCCGATACGACGTGCACGCCGTACGCGAGCACCGACGGAGCATCGACCTGGTTCGCTACCGATTCTTCGGCAAGGACCTCCTTGGTCTTGAGACCGTGGCTTCTGTCAGTGGGCGGCCGCCGGCCGCCGAGCGGGTTCGCCGGCGCGCGGCCGTGCTGCCGCCTGTCCGCGGGCACGGTGGGGAGCTGGCGGAGCTGGCGGAGGCGGTCGATGAGGTGTTGATCGACCTCGGTGACGGCGTCAGCTGGGTGCAGCGCAAGCAGTACCGCGCGTATCAGCGGCTGCGGAACTTCGCCTGCGTCTGCCCGCCGCAGAAGACCAAGCTCCTCGTCTACCTCAAGGCCGATCCGAGGAAAGTCGACCTCGTGCCCGGCTTCACCCGGGACGTGACGGGGCTCGGCCACCATGGCACGGGCGACCTGGAGGTGCAGTTGCGCTCCGAGTGGGATGTGGAGCGGGCCGTGGACCTCTTCCGCGCGAGCTATGCGGCGGGGTAGCCGTCTCGTGCCTCTGTGACGTGGACGAGTGCGGGACTGCGCGGCTGTGGATGTTGTGGTGGTGATGCCTTCCGACGTACGGGCAGGTAGTGGCGGTGGACCATCAATGATGCGGAGGATGCCCGGTTTGGCCAACCGGGCATCCGCGGCTATATTCCGCCCTCCTTCGCCAGCGGCACCTCGGTTTCAGCGCGATCACGATAAGAAACACGGTTCGATCAGGGACAGTCCCTTGCGGACGGATGGCTTCTGATCACCAGCAGGCTGATGGTGGGCAGGGCCGGAGGGGTTGCGCGGGAGCGGTGTAGGCACTGGTCAGCGTCACCACGGGGCCCGACGGGCTCTGCCTTGTGACCAGACTGGTGCCGGGAGGGCTTGTGCGGTGAGGCCGCCGATCGTGCTCACAGGAGGCGGTCGTGTTCGGCAGTGGCCGCCGCACGCACAAGGTCGACGAAGGCGTCTTGCTGCTCGGCCTGCCAGGCGTCGTCGTCAGCCTCATCCCATTCCTCCTCGCTGTCCGGCAGCTCGGCGTGCTCCTCGAAGATGAGCCAGCAGGCGTGGATGCCGGACAGCAGGTCCTCGAGAAGGTCGCGGGCGGGCCGCTGAGGGTCGAGCGGCGTGATGCGGAAGCGGCGGAGTTCGGCCGCCAGTGCCTGGTCGGCGTCGGCGTGTTGGCGTACGAGGTCCTCAACCTTTTGGATCTGCTCCAGAAGGCGGGCCAAGTCAGGCACGCGCCCCTCGGCGACCTCCATGGCGTCGCGGATGAGACCAATCACGGCCTCGCGGGGCGATGCGCCGGCATCTACGAGTTCCAGGACGAGCGTGGGGGTCTCGTGCGGGAGGGCTTCGATGTTGTCGGCCTCCACGACGACGTTGGTGGGATGGAGGCCGGAGGCTTCTCCTGCAACGTGGGCGGCGGCCTGGAGCCAGTGCGCGGTGGCGACGGCGGCGGCCGTTGGGTCGAGGTCGGTGAACAGCTCCGGGGGACCGAACGGGTTGGTGTGCAGCAGCGCATCCGCGGCGGCGACTTGAACAGGGGAGGCGTCCTGGCGGGTCAGCAGCACTGCCTGCCGGGCCCGCCCTGTGAGGTCGCCGAGTTCGGCTTGGGCGACTGCGGCGAGTTCGGCCTCCGCTTCGTCGGCGACGACTGTGGTGAGCTGAGCGTCCCCGAGGGCGTGGAGTGCGCGTCCGATCCGGTGCCCGGATTCGACGATGGGGCTGTAGGAGACGATCAGGCCGCCGTCGTTGGGAAGGTGTGGTTCCCGCACCGCCTGGAGCGCTTCGGCGAATGAATCGCGCTCACGTTGTCGGCGCCAGCCTTCGCTGTTGGCCTCCAGGCTCGGGCTAGCCGAGGCGGGATGCGTGTACGTGCGCCAGGCGGCCTCCGAGAGATACCCGAGAGCCTGAGTGAGTCGGAGCATCTGATCGGGCTCAGCGGACGCAGCCACCACCGAGACCGTGAAGGCGGTGTTCCCCGCGCCCGTCCCCCAAGAAGCAGTCAGGGCACGGCGCTTGGTGTCGTAGCTGTAGTACGTCACTTACAGGGCTCCTCTACGGCTACCTGCTGGATTTCAGGAGCGGTCGGACACGTTGGGTGGTACTTGTCCTGCTTGGCCGGGGGCTATGCGCAGGAGCTGATCGATCTCGGCCGTCGGGGTGGCATGCGATCCTCGGTCGCGCCGGAGGGCGCCCGCCACACCACCGCGAGACCGCCGTGTTCGCAGGCGTTTCGCTGTGGTGATCCCCCGGTGCACGGCCGGGGTGTGGCCGCGCACCGGCGCGCCCGCCCGGGCACTTCACAGGATGTATTCCTCCATCAGCTCGGCTAGGTGGACGATGGCCGGCCAAGTGGTGGCGATGGTGGTGTGGGCGTGGAGGCGTCGTTGAGCGTGGACGTACATGGCCCAGTCGGCCGGGTTGTCGCCGTCCTGGAGGAAGGCGGGCACGATCTCCAGGGAGCTCGGGTTGGAGCAGGTCCAGGTCCGGTTGGCGGTCTGGGCCGGGTCCAACTTGGTGAGCGTGAGAGGGGTCTGATTCTGGTCGGAGCGTGGGTTGATGCCCCAGAAGGCGCGTTCTCCGACTTCGACCAGGCCGGAGAATCGTCCGTGCCGGGTGATGGGGATCAGTTCGTCGGTGTCGTCGCCGGCGCTGACCATTTCCTGGGTCACGCCGAAGGCTCTGGGCACCGCAGAGCGATCGCTGCGCTCGCGTAGCCGGATGATGCGCAGGCCGGGCTGGTCGCCGGGCTTGCGGTGGACTGGGTCGGCATTGGGGGCCGTGATGTCGATGCCCGGCAGCACGAGCTGGTCGAACGTGATGCGGCTGTCTTGTAGCCAGGGCCAGATGTCTTTGTCGCTCGTCCGGGCGCGGCGTACGAGCAGCAGGCGGTCGGCGGTGGAGTCGAGCGACAGCGCGTTGGTGAGGAAGTCGGCGAGGGCCGCGCGAGCGGTACGGGGCACGCGTCCGCGTCCGGCGACGAGGGCCTCCGGCAGTGCGGTCAGCGGCATGGGGCGCTCGGCAAGGCTGCCCGTCGTCGTCATGAGTTGTGCCGTGGGCTCCTCGTGGGTGTGCTGACGGATCAGCATGGGCACGAGCATCCGCTCGCCTGCGGGGGCGAGCCAGACGGTGATCAGCTCGAAGGGGCCTTCGATGCCGGGTGGGGCGGGGAGCTTGGGCAGGTGACCGGCCTGGCGGAGGGCGTCCCGGAGGGCGGAAGTGGCGCGCTCGATGTCGGTGGTCGCGAAGTCGGTGCCGGGAAAGCGCTTGGCGAGGGCTGCTTTGCTGGGATTGGGGTTGGCCGGCGGGATGGGGCGTAGGCATTGGACGTTGCGGCGCAGGCTCGGGAGGGCTTTCTTGAAGAGCGGCTTGGGGTCGCGTTGGTGTGTGCGGGAGAAGTAGGCCGCGCCTTCCATCTCCACGATGCAGGCGATCGGGTGGGTAAGGCGGGGGAATGCACGGGTGATTCGTGTGGTGCGTTCGGCCTCGCTGGCTTCGTAGGCGGCCCGCCGGGCTGCCGGATCCGACTCGGTGGAGCGTGGCAGTCCGGCGGTCAGGTCCTGCGGGTCGTGGCGGTGGAGGGTGAGGTTGATCGGCCCGGTGAAGCTGGCGCAAGCCGCTGTTGAGGTGGCGGGAGCCAGGCCGAGTTTGTCGGCGGCAGCGGTCTGCAGACCTTGCCAGGTGCGGTCGGAGGAGGCCCAGACTTCGAGCTCGTACGTGGGGGAGTCGGGCAGCTGCATCGGCAGGCGCGTCTTCGCACGGGTCCGCGCCTTGGGCGTGGGCGTCAGCGGGACCAGGCCCTTGTCCTCCAGCTGTCGGGCGACCTGAGTGAGGACCTCCATGTGGTCGCGGGGCTGGTAGCCGTGGCCGACGGGGTGGTCGTGGGTGGCACGAGCCGGCGGGGCGCCGTCCTGGTCCGGATGGCGGTAGGTCATGCCGGTGCTGTGGACGAGGTGGGCGGCGAAGGGCTGGGCCGCCGCGTTGCCGGGGGCGCTGCGCAGCTCGTCGAGGCTGGGTGGCTCGTGGTGGGTGAGGCGGGCGAGGATGCTGGTGACGCCCGGCTGCCAGGCCCAGGAGCTGTCCTGTCCGCGTCGGCGGATGGTGACGGAGCTCTGCAGGAGCATGGGACGTTCGCGGCGGTGGATGAAGCCTTCCTTGGCGGAGAGCAGGACGCTGGCGGTGGGGTCGCCGTTTCCGCGACGGGGGATGTAGTCGACTGCGTTCGTCGCGAAGCGGGTCATACCCAGGTCGATGTGGAGGTGGACTTCGGGGACGCCCGGCACGGTCTCCAGGTGGAGAGTGAGGACGTCCACGCTGGCTCCGGCCGCGCCGTCTTCATCGATGAGGCGCTCCGGTTGGCCAAGGTGCAGGGTGCGGCGGCCGTCGGCTTGGGTGGGGCCAAGGCGCAGGTCAGGGTGGTGGCCCAGGATCTGAAGGTCGGTGGTGGTGAGGTGTTCGGCGACGAGGCTGGGCAGGAGGTCGAAGACGTGCCCCGGAGGGTTGGCGGTGTCGTTGGGGTGGAGGCCGTGCTGAGCGAGGTCGAGGTCTTCGGGGATCCATTCGAACTGGCCGGCGCCTTCGAGACGGCCGTACCAGTCGGTGTCCGGCACGTGGGGCGTGACGTGAGCGGAGGCCCATGCCGACAGCGCGATCAGCAGCAGGTCCGGGTCGATCTCGGTGCGCGCGCGAAGCCAGGCCGGATGGCGCGGGTTCCATTGCACGGCGGTGATGTCCGGGTCGATGAGGGTGAGCAGGTCCCTCAGTGACTTGGTGGGCAGGTTGTCGGGCCCGTTGCGCTTTCGGCGGCCGGGGTGGGCTTCCCAGGCGTCCTGGAGAAGGCTGAGCATCCCCGGTGGGCAGGTCGCGCGGTAGCCGGTGACAGGCCAGCTGGCCCCGGGGGAAAAGGTGAGCACGGTGGCCTGGGTGGCGCGGTAGGCAGGCATCAGCGGCGACCCCAGTCGATGTTGTCGAGGAGATGGGAGGCCAGACCCCAACAGGCGTGGGCGAGCTCGTGGTCGAGTCGCTTCGCCGGGGTGGCGGTCGGGCCTGGATCGGTGAGCCAGCCGTGCAGGAGTTGCTGGGCGGCGACGATCACGCTCGTGCGGGGAGTGTCGGCCGCGGTTTCGTCGAGCGTGGCGGTGCGGGGCGCGAAGGCGGCGTCGCAGAGGTACACCAGGACCGGTTCGTTGCCACGGATGCCGCGGCCGATCGTTTGGTGGAGTGGGACGAGGAAGTTGCCGACGAACGCCGCGTGTTCGACCGGGTCGGTCAGGCGGGAGAACAGGACCGGCTCTCCGACCCGCTGCTGCCAGCGGCGGCGTTCGCCGTGGCGGAGTTTGCGGGCGAGGTCGACGGGATCGATCGCGGGGTCGGCCAGCTCAATAGGGTCGCGCAGGCGGCGCATCGCCTCGCGACTGAGCAGGGAGAGCGGGAAGGTGGCATCGTCGGCGGGTGGGTGGATGCGGGCCAGGTAGAACACTGCGCCGAGGGCTGCGACGCGGCGGGCGTTGAGGATGTTGTGGCCGCGTTGAACGGCGCCTTCGGCCGCAACCAGGATGTCGGCGCCGGACGCGGCAAAGGTGGGCAGGCGGCGCCTCGGGATGCTGTGCCGGGTGGGCGGGTCGTCGTCGCGGATGACGTGCAGGGCCGTGTACGGGGTCTTGTGGTTGATGTAGTCGGCGACGGTCTGGGCGTCGCGGGTGCTCTGCACGGTGAACAGGACCTGTTGACGGTCGGGGGCCAGCCGCAGACGGGCCTGCTGGAGCAGGGGCTCGCGGGCTCCGGGGGCGGGGTTGCAGATCCAGTCGGCGGCCGTGCACAGCGCGTGGGCATGGCGAATGGGATCGCCGCCGGTGCCCGAGGTGAACACGGGGCGGCCGTCGAGATAGCGGGGCGGGCGGAAGAACATCTTGCTTTCCTTCAGCGCGGCCCTGGCCTTGGCCGGCTCCCGTAGTACGAGGTTCGGGGCGACGTCCAGGTGGAAGCGGGGCGAGGCGGGCATCCAGCTGGTGGCGGAGGCCAGGACGACATGTGGTCCCTCGATGCCCTCGGCTGTCAGGAGATCATGGAGGTGGTAGAGCAGCCAGCGGCCGACCCCACGCAGCCACAGGATGCTGAACGATCCGCTGTCACCATCGGGATTGGGCTGCCACTGAAGCGCCATCAGGTTCCCGGCAGCCTGTTCGGGCACGAAGGGCATCAGGTCACGTGGCGGCTGCCGGCTCCAGAAGTCCTCTCCGTCGCCGATCGGGGAGCTACTGATGGCGGGCAGCCGTTGGGCGACTTCGAAGAAGGAGGTAGTGATCCGCGCTGCCCACACCCCGGCCTGCAGCAGTTGTGCGCACTCCGCCAATGTGCCTCGGACATGGGCTTCGTTGGTGGCGGGCTGGTGGGTGGTGATCCACGCCTCTGCGGCCTCCTGGGCCGAGACATGAGTGTCGTGGGCTGCCGTCATCGCCTCGATCAGCTCGGCCCAGTTCGCCGCAGGGGCTTGAAACGGAGCGGAGAGCAGCGAGGCGAAGTGGTCCTCGAAATAGAGGTCGGCGGCTTCTTCCAGTTCCGCCTTGTCCGTGAAGTCGGTCCGTTCACCAAGACCGTGCAGGCTGCGGACCAGGCGCCGCAGGAGGCTGTAGCCAGTGAACGGTCCCTCGGCGATAACAGCGCGCAGGGCGTCCGCGCCAGGGGCGATGACGAGCCGGTAGAGCTCGGTCAGTGCCTGATCGTGCCGGCGGAAGTGCTTGTCGCCGGCCGTCACCTCCGGGTTGAGCAGATCGAGGAACCAGGAGTGCTCCAGCCGCTGCCCGATGCGGTCTCCCACCCGGTGACTCCAGCCCCTGCCGGGCTGGGAAAGGATCTCGTGCAGCAGGAACCGGTCGTCGAACTGCTGCTGCACGGTGTCGGCTTCGTCCACGAGCAGGACGGACAGGTGGTGCTGGGCGGCCTCGGCGACGCGGACCTCGATCTGGGACTGAGGCATCCTCGTCGAGGCCAGGCCCGCTGCGGTCGTCACCCAGACCTGTGCTTCGGCAACCTTGCGTGCCGCCGTATGCGAAGGACACCGGGACAGGAGCGGGCAGTCCCGACGCCCGCTCTCGCCAGCCACGGTGAGACGGCCTGTGCAGGGTCGCTCCTCGCGGGGCAGCGGAGCCCGGTTGGTCCTGCTCGTCAGCCGCAGCTCCTCCAGGTAGCACTGGTCGTCGGCGAACGCCGCGGCCGGGTCCAGACCTTTGGGGAAGGTCGTCTCGCCGTCGTGGAGGAGCGAGCGCCAGAACCGGTCCTTGTGGACGCCTTCCCGGGTGCGTCCGAAGATGGGCACGGCATCGATGCCCAGGGCTTGCAGGAAGCTGACCTTGGCGAACACGTCGCTGCCGGAGGCGAGGACGAAACCGACCTTGCCGCCGCGGCGGGCGACGATGAAGGCGATCAGATCCAGCAGGGTGGACTTGCCGCTGTTCATCAGGCCGACCACGTGCCACAAGCGGTCAATGGTCATCCGCCACTGCTGATCGCGGAGATGCCCTTTGGCGTGGTCGGCGAGCAGGGCTTCCATCTGCTCGAACCGTTTGACGAAGTCCCGGTTTTCGATCTCCGGGTGGGCTTCCAGAAGCTTGTCGATCTGCTCCGCAGCCCACTGGAAGTCTGCCCGCGTGAGGGGGATGGGCTCCTGCACTCGGGAGGCCGCTGCGGGTAGCACCGCTGGGGTGGGTGCCGGGAGGAGCGTCTCGGGGACGCGGATCTGTTCCCGGCTGCCGTCGGCCCGCTCGAAGAAGCACACCGCACCCAGCGGCGCCGGCCGGTAGGAGGAGGCCGTCTGGTAGGGGGCGATTGTCTGCAGCTTCTGACGGTAGAGGTCATGACGGGCCGCGGCGTACGGGGTGGACCGGCGGGTGAACACGGTCGACAACTCCGGCTTGTGGCCGGGCATGTCACATGGTTCGAAGCCCCGTACCTGTGCTGGGAGCTTCACGTACTGATCGAGCTTCTCCCGCATGGTCCCGGTCTTGGCGAGCGGGCCCATCAGCTCCCGCAGGGTCCGGATCTGCTGGCCCAGGTCCTCTTCCAGGCGCATGTATCCGGACAGCACTGGCCACAGGGCGCCGACGCCGTGGCCGGGCAGATGGTCGTCCAGGAACGACAGGCCCACCTCCAGCGCGCAGATTTCCCAGGGCCTGAGGGGTCCGAGCAGGGGGCGCACGCTGTCGTCCGCCAGTTCCTTCACCAGTGGCTTGCTCCAGGCGCGGGTGTCCCTCATCGCGTTCCTCCTGCTTGGCGCGCACGGACGGTGACCTGGTGCAGGAACGTCTTCTCGTCGAGGACTTCGACGCCGGAAACGCGGCCCTGCAGTTCGCGTTCCAGATCCGCGCGGTATCCGGGAGTCCTGAGGCGGTGCATGGGGATGACGATGATGCGCCGCCGTGTCGGCACGCGGGGATCGCAGCGAAAGCCTCGGGCGAGCAGGGCTGGGCTTGAGCAGTCCTTGGCGTCGATGGCCCAGCACTCCGCCTCTGCACCCGGTTCCTGGGCCTTGAACGTCACTGCCATATCCCACGCGTCCAGGCTCGGCCAGTCCTCGACGCACAGGCGTTCGTCGGCGAGTTCGTCCAGGTGGTCCTGCAGCCGGCCCTCCAACAATCCGGGATCGTGGAAGAACTGGCGGGTGGCCCGGTGCTGGGTCCAATACCCGCCCAGACACGCCACCTCGTGTCGCTCCGGCACCCCCGTGCAGCCGGGAGTCCCACAGCCAACAGCCCCGTCGTCAACCGGATTTCGGCATTCTCCACAGCGTCGCAAGCGGACTCTCCCCGGCGCCTCGACCGGGTGGTGGACGAAAGCGACGCGGACGAACTTCGCCAGGAACGAGTCATGGTCAGAGTCCGCTGCCGGTAGTTCCCGCGCCAGCACCTGGACCTCGCGGTCGCCGAGCACCGCATGGTCGATCAGTAGGCGCCGCAGCCGGCAATAGACCCGCTGGACCACCTCGTCGTTCCCACCGTTCATCCGGGCACACAGCATCAGGGCGGCAAAGACCTGATTCTGAACGAGTTCCGCCTCAACGTCAGCGTGCTGGACCAGGTCTGCCGCCTGCTCGGCGAACTCGGACAGGGAATCACCTTCCAGCAGCACCGCTTCCAGATCGCCTTCCGTGAGCGATAGCGGCACAGGCCACGACCCCAGCGGGCGACGACACCAGTTGAACAGTTCCAGGTCGTTGGCGGGCCCTTCCAAGCCCAGTGTCTGCGCCTTCCACCACAGGCGGCCCCGTGCATCACGCCAGGCACGCGGCAATGGCCCCGACCCGTCCGTGCCGCAGGCTTGAACGCCGGCCCGCTGCCGCTCAAGGCGGATTTTCGCCAAGGCGGCACACAGCAGCTCCACCAGCAGGTAGTCGTCCTGAGCGGTCCGTGGGTCTCTTTCTCCGCCCGGGCCGACGTCCCGCGACGCAGGGACCGCAGCAGCGGGGTGGTAGTCATCTGGGGAGTCGCCGTCAACCGATCGCGGCTGCGTACGGCCGGAGGGCGACGCAGGGGCTTCCTGAGCAACACTCATAGCCGACCGGTATACCGGACCGCACTGACAACGCCCACCGCAGCGCGAATGCGTGTTCGATCTATTCGCTTATGGTTTCGAAAATCACGGCCTGGTCCTGCCGGCCGGAACTGCGGGCGGCGCCGATGCGACCTGCGGCACTTAGCAGTTGGACCACCCGGCAGCGCAGCTGCGGTGGGCTGCCGGGTGGTCCAACTGCTCGACCCTTTCGAGGCTGTACCGGTCGTTGCAGGACGGTCTACGGGCGGGAAGGGCGCCACCGACAGCGCAGACAATGGCTTCGGCGGCGGACGCAGGGAAGAAGGCGCGCCGCAGCTGACCAGACGCGGGCTTCACGACGCCCCGGACAGTTGTCATGGCTCGGACGATGATTCGGTCCGAGCTTCATTGAATTCGCGCCGAATCTGAGATAGCGAAACGCGAATGTTTGCGACGCCGATATGCCAGAATTCCCACCCATCGACATCCGCACGGCCAGTAGCTGCCCGTGCCGCGGACGTTGGGGTGGCATATGACCGTGCACCCAGTTCGAACCCCCCGTCAGGCAAGAGTAGCGCCACGACCTCGCCAAAGTCCGTAACCCCAACCATTTCGACTCCGCTCTTCAGCGAGCCAGCGTTGATCAGGTCGGAGACGGTGTGAGCCTCCGGCTGGGCGATGCCATCGAAACCTGGCTCCAGTCTCAGCACATCGGCAAACTGCTCTACCACAGAGCCAAGATGGCGGCTGCTGCGTAGAGCCGACAGCGCGGCACTGCTGTGGGGTGCCTCCGGCGCGATGAGTTCCCGGACCCTATCCACGGCACCATCAATATGAATGCCCGAGTCAAGCACTTGTGCTTTGAAGACGGTATCCCTCCACACCCTGCTGCGCCGCTCGTTCAGCCCTGGCCGATCTAGGGCATAGATGCGAATGGATTCAGTGACTCTGCATATGTTAGCCGCGCGTTCAAGGGCAGATTGTGGGCGGTGGTCATTTCGCCGCGCGGTACCGGAAGAATCAAAGCCCAGAAGGTCGCAGTCTCTCGGCTTGATGGGGTCCAGGAGGACTGGTAGCTCTTTCTCAATGCTTTCCGGGCTGGCACCTGGTGCTCGAAGCCTTGCATCAGGATTCAGCAGGGGAAAATGGTGAATCTTCGTAACGCGACTACCTGTTGGAGAGTCGTCCGTTGACGAGTTGCAAAATTCACATATGAGTCGGAAATTGCTGACTTCGTACGCCAGCCAGTAGTAGCCGAGATGCGATGATTCGCCGACGACGCCACCCTTCGGCCTGAAATGATCAATCGCAAGACGACTGTTGGAGACCTCACCTTCGCAGTACCAGCATTTACGGCCAGCCAATGCGATGAGCTGTGGACGCAGGTTTGTCCAATACGGGGACTTCTTGAACAATTCCGTCAGCTTGACCTTGTCAGCTCCGCAAGCCGCTACGCGCTTCTTTAGGACAGCTGCGTGCCGAGCCCAAGCGGCCGGTACGGACAAATGGCTCATGTCTACGTGGCGCACGTCGTCACAAACCCCGGCTGAGCTTTTCGTCGAAGAGCCTTCTCACCATAAGTGCGAACTCCTCGGCCGAAGGAGGATCTGCACTACCAGCTCTTTTTAAAAGTTCTTTGCGTCGCCGGTCGAGCTCTGCAAGAAATAGTGACACCGAGGAATCGCGGCGAATGGTGTCAAGCCCGAGGGATTCTAGTTCCTCGTTGACGCGCCGCAGTCGACGATTATCCTCTTCATTCAATACCGGGGTTCGTGAAAGCTCATACTGGATATCGATGAGTCTCTGCGTGTGGTCGTCCAACTGCGTATTCAAACCATAGAGTTCGGTGGTCAACAAGCCTCCGACTCCGTGCCCCCGCGGGTCGACGGTCGGCATCTCGGCACGCGTGAGAGCTGCCGTGGATCCATGGAGAATGCGGATCTGTTCGCGAGGGATATTCAACACCAGTGCTGGATCATGGGTAGCCGCAATGAACTGTGAATCCTGTCCGTCCTCCAACATGTCTTGGACGGTCGAGTACCAGCGTTGGCTCCAGCCTGGGTGAAAGTGTGAAGCTGGCTCATCAAGGAGAAAGAGTGACTCTTCGCCGCGCTGCAGCCTCAGCATTCCCATGATTGTGAGGATCTGTTGTTCGCCTGCGCTCAGTTCCTCCGGTCTGATCTGGTGTCCGTCGACCATGCTCAAGCGCACATCGGCTGTCAGTAGTCCTGCAGAGTGGAGTCTTTCGAACATTGCGAACATCGCCACGTCCGAAGCGAACAGCCGACGAAAGCTCTTGAGGTCGTCGGGTGTGGCTATAGTGATTCGGAAATCCGTGTATGTGCTGCGGGCTGCCGCATCGGGAATGGCCCCGAATCTTCCTTGTGTGGCGATCGCGTCGAAGAGTGCTGGAGCGTCACCTTTCAGTCCCCAATAAGGGTGATCAATATCCCGTGTGCGCTTATACCAGCCCGGTCTCTGAATGGTGACATCGGCGGAAACGAAGC
This region of Streptomyces chromofuscus genomic DNA includes:
- a CDS encoding restriction endonuclease-related protein, with protein sequence MELLCAALAKIRLERQRAGVQACGTDGSGPLPRAWRDARGRLWWKAQTLGLEGPANDLELFNWCRRPLGSWPVPLSLTEGDLEAVLLEGDSLSEFAEQAADLVQHADVEAELVQNQVFAALMLCARMNGGNDEVVQRVYCRLRRLLIDHAVLGDREVQVLARELPAADSDHDSFLAKFVRVAFVHHPVEAPGRVRLRRCGECRNPVDDGAVGCGTPGCTGVPERHEVACLGGYWTQHRATRQFFHDPGLLEGRLQDHLDELADERLCVEDWPSLDAWDMAVTFKAQEPGAEAECWAIDAKDCSSPALLARGFRCDPRVPTRRRIIVIPMHRLRTPGYRADLERELQGRVSGVEVLDEKTFLHQVTVRARQAGGTR
- a CDS encoding restriction system modified-DNA reader domain-containing protein; this encodes MFKKSPYWTNLRPQLIALAGRKCWYCEGEVSNSRLAIDHFRPKGGVVGESSHLGYYWLAYEVSNFRLICEFCNSSTDDSPTGSRVTKIHHFPLLNPDARLRAPGASPESIEKELPVLLDPIKPRDCDLLGFDSSGTARRNDHRPQSALERAANICRVTESIRIYALDRPGLNERRSRVWRDTVFKAQVLDSGIHIDGAVDRVRELIAPEAPHSSAALSALRSSRHLGSVVEQFADVLRLEPGFDGIAQPEAHTVSDLINAGSLKSGVEMVGVTDFGEVVALLLPDGGFELGARSYATPTSAARAATGRADVDGWEFWHIGVANIRVSLSQIRREFNEARTESSSEP
- a CDS encoding pPIWI_RE_Z domain-containing protein, yielding MRDTRAWSKPLVKELADDSVRPLLGPLRPWEICALEVGLSFLDDHLPGHGVGALWPVLSGYMRLEEDLGQQIRTLRELMGPLAKTGTMREKLDQYVKLPAQVRGFEPCDMPGHKPELSTVFTRRSTPYAAARHDLYRQKLQTIAPYQTASSYRPAPLGAVCFFERADGSREQIRVPETLLPAPTPAVLPAAASRVQEPIPLTRADFQWAAEQIDKLLEAHPEIENRDFVKRFEQMEALLADHAKGHLRDQQWRMTIDRLWHVVGLMNSGKSTLLDLIAFIVARRGGKVGFVLASGSDVFAKVSFLQALGIDAVPIFGRTREGVHKDRFWRSLLHDGETTFPKGLDPAAAFADDQCYLEELRLTSRTNRAPLPREERPCTGRLTVAGESGRRDCPLLSRCPSHTAARKVAEAQVWVTTAAGLASTRMPQSQIEVRVAEAAQHHLSVLLVDEADTVQQQFDDRFLLHEILSQPGRGWSHRVGDRIGQRLEHSWFLDLLNPEVTAGDKHFRRHDQALTELYRLVIAPGADALRAVIAEGPFTGYSLLRRLVRSLHGLGERTDFTDKAELEEAADLYFEDHFASLLSAPFQAPAANWAELIEAMTAAHDTHVSAQEAAEAWITTHQPATNEAHVRGTLAECAQLLQAGVWAARITTSFFEVAQRLPAISSSPIGDGEDFWSRQPPRDLMPFVPEQAAGNLMALQWQPNPDGDSGSFSILWLRGVGRWLLYHLHDLLTAEGIEGPHVVLASATSWMPASPRFHLDVAPNLVLREPAKARAALKESKMFFRPPRYLDGRPVFTSGTGGDPIRHAHALCTAADWICNPAPGAREPLLQQARLRLAPDRQQVLFTVQSTRDAQTVADYINHKTPYTALHVIRDDDPPTRHSIPRRRLPTFAASGADILVAAEGAVQRGHNILNARRVAALGAVFYLARIHPPADDATFPLSLLSREAMRRLRDPIELADPAIDPVDLARKLRHGERRRWQQRVGEPVLFSRLTDPVEHAAFVGNFLVPLHQTIGRGIRGNEPVLVYLCDAAFAPRTATLDETAADTPRTSVIVAAQQLLHGWLTDPGPTATPAKRLDHELAHACWGLASHLLDNIDWGRR